A stretch of Salarias fasciatus chromosome 23, fSalaFa1.1, whole genome shotgun sequence DNA encodes these proteins:
- the lhx9 gene encoding LIM/homeobox protein Lhx9 isoform X3, with protein MEVVGCKTEAGSCTLRPGSGAMLFHGISGDHIQGIMEEMERRSKTESRLAKGMQLNGRESTMPSMSPEKPALCAGCGGKISDRYYLLAVDKQWHLRCLKCCECKLALESELTCFAKDGSIYCKEDYYRRFSVQRCARCHLGISASEMVMRARDSVYHLSCFTCTTCNKTLTTGDHFGMKDSLVYCRLHFETLVQGPDYHPQLNFAELAAKGGGLALPYFNGTGTAQKGRPRKRKSPAMGIDIPSYNTSCNENDTDHLDRDQQAYPPTQKTKRMRTSFKHHQLRTMKSYFAINHNPDAKDLKQLAQKTGLTKRVLQGEQILGHYSHTSRRLKIP; from the exons ATGGAAGTTGTGGGCTGCAAGACTGAGGCAGGCAGTTGCACGTTGCGTCCAGGATCGGGAGCCATGCTTTTCCACGGGATCTCCGGGGATCACATCCAAGGAAtcatggaggagatggagagaagGTCGAAAACGGAGTCACGACTGGCTAAGGGCATGCAGCTCAACGGCAGAGAGTCG ACCATGCCTTCTATGAGCCCGGAGAAGCCAGCGCTGTGTGCCGGCTGCGGCGGCAAGATTTCGGATAGATACTACCTCCTGGCCGTGGACAAACAGTGGCACCTGCGGTGTCTCAAATGCTGTGAATGTAAACTAGCGCTGGAGTCTGAGCTTACCTGCTTTGCCAAGGATGGGAGTATCTATTGCAAGGAGGATTACTACAG AAGGTTCTCCGTGCAGAGGTGCGCGCGCTGCCACCTCGGGATATCGGCCTCGGAGATGGTGATGCGAGCGCGCGACTCCGTGTACCACCTGAGCTGCTTCACGTGCACCACTTGCAACAAGACCCTGACCACGGGCGATCACTTCGGCATGAAGGACAGCCTGGTGTACTGCCGGCTCCACTTCGAGACCCTGGTGCAGGGACCGGACTACCACCCCCAGCTCAACTTCGCCGAACTGGCAGCCAAGGGCGGCGGGCTCGCCCTCCCCTACTTCAACGGCACCGGCACCGCGCAGAAGGGAAGGCCGCGCAAGAGGAAGAGCCCAGCCATGGGGATAGATATACCCAGCTATAACACAA GCTGTAATGAGAATGACACTGATCACTTGGACCGGGACCAGCAGGCCTACCCTCCAACACAGAAGACCAAACGCATGAGGACCTCCTTCAAGCACCATCAGCTGCGGACAATGAAATCCTACTTTGCCATCAACCATAACCCTGATGCCAAGGACTTAAAGCAGCTGGCCCAGAAAACAGGCCTCACTAAGAGAGTGCTACAG GGAGAACAAATCTTGGGGCATTACAGCCATACATCCCGACGTTTGAAAATTCCCTAA
- the lhx9 gene encoding LIM/homeobox protein Lhx9 isoform X1, whose amino-acid sequence MEVVGCKTEAGSCTLRPGSGAMLFHGISGDHIQGIMEEMERRSKTESRLAKGMQLNGRESTMPSMSPEKPALCAGCGGKISDRYYLLAVDKQWHLRCLKCCECKLALESELTCFAKDGSIYCKEDYYRRFSVQRCARCHLGISASEMVMRARDSVYHLSCFTCTTCNKTLTTGDHFGMKDSLVYCRLHFETLVQGPDYHPQLNFAELAAKGGGLALPYFNGTGTAQKGRPRKRKSPAMGIDIPSYNTSCNENDTDHLDRDQQAYPPTQKTKRMRTSFKHHQLRTMKSYFAINHNPDAKDLKQLAQKTGLTKRVLQVWFQNARAKFRRNVLRQENGGVDKADGTSLPPPSSDSGALTPPSSAATLTDLTNPSITVVTSVTSSLDSHDSGSPSQTTLTNLF is encoded by the exons ATGGAAGTTGTGGGCTGCAAGACTGAGGCAGGCAGTTGCACGTTGCGTCCAGGATCGGGAGCCATGCTTTTCCACGGGATCTCCGGGGATCACATCCAAGGAAtcatggaggagatggagagaagGTCGAAAACGGAGTCACGACTGGCTAAGGGCATGCAGCTCAACGGCAGAGAGTCG ACCATGCCTTCTATGAGCCCGGAGAAGCCAGCGCTGTGTGCCGGCTGCGGCGGCAAGATTTCGGATAGATACTACCTCCTGGCCGTGGACAAACAGTGGCACCTGCGGTGTCTCAAATGCTGTGAATGTAAACTAGCGCTGGAGTCTGAGCTTACCTGCTTTGCCAAGGATGGGAGTATCTATTGCAAGGAGGATTACTACAG AAGGTTCTCCGTGCAGAGGTGCGCGCGCTGCCACCTCGGGATATCGGCCTCGGAGATGGTGATGCGAGCGCGCGACTCCGTGTACCACCTGAGCTGCTTCACGTGCACCACTTGCAACAAGACCCTGACCACGGGCGATCACTTCGGCATGAAGGACAGCCTGGTGTACTGCCGGCTCCACTTCGAGACCCTGGTGCAGGGACCGGACTACCACCCCCAGCTCAACTTCGCCGAACTGGCAGCCAAGGGCGGCGGGCTCGCCCTCCCCTACTTCAACGGCACCGGCACCGCGCAGAAGGGAAGGCCGCGCAAGAGGAAGAGCCCAGCCATGGGGATAGATATACCCAGCTATAACACAA GCTGTAATGAGAATGACACTGATCACTTGGACCGGGACCAGCAGGCCTACCCTCCAACACAGAAGACCAAACGCATGAGGACCTCCTTCAAGCACCATCAGCTGCGGACAATGAAATCCTACTTTGCCATCAACCATAACCCTGATGCCAAGGACTTAAAGCAGCTGGCCCAGAAAACAGGCCTCACTAAGAGAGTGCTACAG GTTTGGTTCCAAAACGCAAGAGCCAAATTCAGAAGGAACGTTTTGCGACAGGAGAATGGAGGTGTTGATAAGGCTGATGGCACCTCActccctccaccctcatccGACAGTGGGGCCCTGACCCCCCCCTCCAGCGCGGCCACACTAACAGACCTGACAAACCCCTCTATCACTGTAGTGACCTCCGTCACCTCTAGTTTGGACAGCCATGATTCGGGGAGCCCTTCACAAACTACCTTGACAAACCTTTTCTAA
- the lhx9 gene encoding LIM/homeobox protein Lhx9 isoform X2 — translation MEVVGCKTEAGSCTLRPGSGAMLFHGISGDHIQGIMEEMERRSKTESRLAKGMQLNGRESTMPSMSPEKPALCAGCGGKISDRYYLLAVDKQWHLRCLKCCECKLALESELTCFAKDGSIYCKEDYYRFSVQRCARCHLGISASEMVMRARDSVYHLSCFTCTTCNKTLTTGDHFGMKDSLVYCRLHFETLVQGPDYHPQLNFAELAAKGGGLALPYFNGTGTAQKGRPRKRKSPAMGIDIPSYNTSCNENDTDHLDRDQQAYPPTQKTKRMRTSFKHHQLRTMKSYFAINHNPDAKDLKQLAQKTGLTKRVLQVWFQNARAKFRRNVLRQENGGVDKADGTSLPPPSSDSGALTPPSSAATLTDLTNPSITVVTSVTSSLDSHDSGSPSQTTLTNLF, via the exons ATGGAAGTTGTGGGCTGCAAGACTGAGGCAGGCAGTTGCACGTTGCGTCCAGGATCGGGAGCCATGCTTTTCCACGGGATCTCCGGGGATCACATCCAAGGAAtcatggaggagatggagagaagGTCGAAAACGGAGTCACGACTGGCTAAGGGCATGCAGCTCAACGGCAGAGAGTCG ACCATGCCTTCTATGAGCCCGGAGAAGCCAGCGCTGTGTGCCGGCTGCGGCGGCAAGATTTCGGATAGATACTACCTCCTGGCCGTGGACAAACAGTGGCACCTGCGGTGTCTCAAATGCTGTGAATGTAAACTAGCGCTGGAGTCTGAGCTTACCTGCTTTGCCAAGGATGGGAGTATCTATTGCAAGGAGGATTACTACAG GTTCTCCGTGCAGAGGTGCGCGCGCTGCCACCTCGGGATATCGGCCTCGGAGATGGTGATGCGAGCGCGCGACTCCGTGTACCACCTGAGCTGCTTCACGTGCACCACTTGCAACAAGACCCTGACCACGGGCGATCACTTCGGCATGAAGGACAGCCTGGTGTACTGCCGGCTCCACTTCGAGACCCTGGTGCAGGGACCGGACTACCACCCCCAGCTCAACTTCGCCGAACTGGCAGCCAAGGGCGGCGGGCTCGCCCTCCCCTACTTCAACGGCACCGGCACCGCGCAGAAGGGAAGGCCGCGCAAGAGGAAGAGCCCAGCCATGGGGATAGATATACCCAGCTATAACACAA GCTGTAATGAGAATGACACTGATCACTTGGACCGGGACCAGCAGGCCTACCCTCCAACACAGAAGACCAAACGCATGAGGACCTCCTTCAAGCACCATCAGCTGCGGACAATGAAATCCTACTTTGCCATCAACCATAACCCTGATGCCAAGGACTTAAAGCAGCTGGCCCAGAAAACAGGCCTCACTAAGAGAGTGCTACAG GTTTGGTTCCAAAACGCAAGAGCCAAATTCAGAAGGAACGTTTTGCGACAGGAGAATGGAGGTGTTGATAAGGCTGATGGCACCTCActccctccaccctcatccGACAGTGGGGCCCTGACCCCCCCCTCCAGCGCGGCCACACTAACAGACCTGACAAACCCCTCTATCACTGTAGTGACCTCCGTCACCTCTAGTTTGGACAGCCATGATTCGGGGAGCCCTTCACAAACTACCTTGACAAACCTTTTCTAA